A single region of the Streptomyces sp. NBC_00236 genome encodes:
- a CDS encoding LacI family DNA-binding transcriptional regulator: MAQHRSGDGGAPTMRDVAASAGVSAMTVSRVLKDDTRVSETARERVLAAVEELGYRRNETARSLRLGGSGMIGLIVTNLANPFYSRLALGVQEVASEHGLRVLLSNTAEQVDKERGLVEDLASRQVDGMIVVPAGSSHRHLAPAALRGMPIVLASRPPAGMDADCVLVDDFGGAEQATAQLIADGHRRIGFLGNPPALYTGAERFRGYWAAHESAGIEPDESRVRRGLTDVPTAEAAARALLDAPDAPTALFCTNNRLTQGAIRAVRALDRPVALAGFDDFDLADVLGLPLTIVSYDADEIGRRAGQMLIDRINGSSTGPIPARRTVVPTHVIRYGTR, encoded by the coding sequence ATGGCACAGCACCGATCGGGCGACGGCGGAGCCCCGACGATGCGCGACGTGGCCGCCAGCGCCGGCGTCAGTGCCATGACGGTCTCCCGCGTCCTCAAGGACGACACCCGGGTCAGCGAGACGGCACGGGAACGCGTCCTTGCCGCCGTCGAGGAGCTCGGCTACCGGCGCAACGAGACGGCGCGCAGCCTGCGTCTGGGCGGCAGCGGGATGATCGGACTGATCGTCACCAACCTCGCCAACCCGTTCTACTCGCGTCTGGCTCTCGGTGTGCAGGAGGTGGCGTCCGAGCACGGTCTCCGGGTGCTGCTCAGCAACACCGCGGAGCAGGTCGACAAGGAGCGCGGGCTCGTCGAGGACCTGGCGTCCCGTCAGGTCGACGGCATGATCGTCGTCCCGGCCGGCAGCAGCCACCGTCACCTGGCGCCCGCCGCGCTGCGCGGCATGCCGATCGTCCTGGCATCCCGGCCGCCTGCCGGGATGGACGCCGACTGCGTCCTGGTCGACGACTTCGGCGGCGCCGAGCAGGCCACCGCACAGCTCATCGCGGACGGTCACCGCCGGATCGGCTTCCTGGGCAACCCGCCCGCCCTGTACACCGGCGCGGAGCGGTTCCGCGGCTACTGGGCCGCCCACGAGAGCGCCGGGATCGAGCCCGATGAGAGCCGGGTACGACGCGGGCTCACCGATGTACCCACCGCCGAGGCCGCCGCACGTGCGCTCCTCGACGCACCCGACGCGCCGACGGCTCTCTTCTGTACCAACAACCGCCTGACGCAGGGAGCCATCCGCGCCGTGCGGGCACTCGACAGACCGGTCGCCCTGGCCGGCTTCGACGACTTCGACCTCGCCGACGTCCTCGGCCTGCCGCTGACCATCGTGTCGTACGACGCCGACGAGATCGGCCGGCGGGCGGGCCAGATGCTCATCGACCGGATCAACGGCTCGTCCACCGGGCCGATCCCGGCCCGCAGAACCGTCGTCCCCACCCACGTCATCCGCTACGGGACGCGCTGA
- a CDS encoding class I mannose-6-phosphate isomerase: MHQPRPYERNPRYAATGGTVVTGWAAAAADLPTAPTVLALDGPAALDWEKAAGSLAAALRARGAEVTLCDVRGLWSTAAVERLCVPAADADPFFLPLAEFSMSDLFETPPVQQRPHSGVLLVFGPGAALAEPDLLWWADLPKRYAEEAVTRGELPLGANLGRPGTPGELRSLFYTDWPVGDRHRDAFAHRVDRWVDLQGEQGPASLDGAAVRATLAALATGPVRTRPFFNSTPWGGQWAARELGFEPRGGNTALGYELIAPEAGILVGQDEAAQVEIPFQLLCELHPEEFLGPDVHRRYGTSFPIRFDYLDTVGGGNLSLHLHPQEQYMRETFGWPYTQHETYYVTASEPGAQVYLGLRESTDVDVMRKEVEAAAADGLPLRVEDHVMRHPADAGQLFMIPAGTPHSSGEGNLVLEISATPYLYSLRFYDWLRKGTSGAPRPLSYAHGFANLDTSRRGDDVLKDLVQQPRTLREGQGWREEIVGALPGMFYAVHRFVIEGPEAAEDDTAGRFHILNVSAGDGVVVETAGGHRHDLAFAETLTVPASVGPYRLHPVGSRPVHVVKSLVTQV, from the coding sequence GTGCACCAGCCCCGTCCCTACGAACGCAACCCGCGCTACGCCGCCACCGGCGGCACCGTCGTCACCGGCTGGGCAGCCGCCGCGGCCGACCTGCCGACGGCCCCCACCGTCCTCGCCCTCGACGGACCGGCCGCACTGGACTGGGAGAAGGCCGCCGGCTCCCTCGCCGCCGCTCTGCGCGCCCGGGGTGCCGAGGTAACCCTGTGCGACGTGCGGGGCCTCTGGTCCACGGCGGCCGTCGAACGGCTCTGTGTTCCCGCCGCGGACGCGGACCCGTTCTTCCTGCCACTCGCCGAGTTCTCCATGAGCGACCTCTTCGAGACGCCCCCCGTCCAGCAGCGCCCGCACTCCGGCGTCCTCCTCGTCTTCGGTCCGGGAGCCGCCCTCGCCGAGCCCGACCTGCTCTGGTGGGCCGACCTCCCCAAGCGGTACGCCGAGGAGGCGGTCACCCGGGGAGAACTGCCGCTCGGTGCCAACCTCGGCCGCCCCGGCACCCCCGGTGAACTGCGCAGCCTCTTCTACACCGACTGGCCCGTCGGCGACCGCCACCGCGACGCCTTCGCCCACCGGGTCGACCGATGGGTCGATCTCCAGGGCGAGCAGGGCCCCGCCTCGCTGGACGGCGCCGCCGTGCGGGCCACCCTCGCCGCGCTGGCGACCGGCCCCGTCCGCACCCGCCCCTTCTTCAACTCCACCCCCTGGGGCGGGCAGTGGGCTGCGCGGGAGCTCGGCTTCGAACCACGGGGCGGCAACACCGCGCTCGGCTACGAACTCATCGCCCCGGAAGCCGGGATCCTGGTCGGCCAGGACGAGGCTGCCCAGGTGGAGATCCCCTTCCAGCTGCTGTGCGAACTGCATCCCGAGGAGTTCCTCGGCCCGGACGTCCACCGGCGCTACGGCACGTCGTTCCCCATCCGGTTCGACTACCTCGACACGGTCGGCGGCGGCAACCTGTCCCTGCACCTGCATCCGCAGGAGCAGTACATGCGGGAAACGTTCGGCTGGCCGTACACCCAGCACGAGACGTACTACGTGACCGCGAGCGAACCCGGTGCGCAGGTCTATCTCGGCCTGCGGGAGAGTACGGACGTGGACGTCATGCGCAAGGAGGTCGAGGCAGCCGCCGCGGACGGGCTCCCGCTGCGCGTCGAGGACCACGTCATGAGGCACCCGGCGGACGCCGGGCAGCTCTTCATGATCCCGGCCGGCACCCCGCACTCGTCCGGCGAGGGCAACCTGGTCCTGGAGATCAGCGCCACGCCCTACCTCTACTCCCTGCGCTTCTACGACTGGCTGCGCAAGGGCACTTCCGGTGCGCCCCGGCCCCTCTCGTACGCGCACGGCTTCGCCAACCTCGACACCTCGCGGCGCGGCGACGACGTCCTGAAGGACCTCGTCCAGCAGCCGCGGACCCTGCGCGAGGGCCAGGGCTGGCGCGAGGAGATCGTCGGTGCGCTGCCCGGCATGTTCTACGCGGTGCACCGTTTCGTGATCGAGGGCCCGGAGGCCGCCGAGGACGACACCGCGGGCCGCTTCCACATCCTCAACGTCTCGGCCGGTGACGGCGTCGTCGTGGAGACCGCCGGCGGTCACCGTCACGACCTCGCCTTCGCCGAGACCCTCACCGTCCCCGCGTCCGTCGGCCCGTACCGGCTGCACCCCGTCGGCAGCCGGCCGGTGCACGTGGTGAAGTCCCTGGTGACGCAGGTATGA
- a CDS encoding ROK family protein, producing MSHVPVLEIGGTHVTAAVIDTEAGLPVPFSAVRQPVPADAPARELLDAIAAVADRVEAPAAAHWGVAIPGPFDYAAGVGRFRGIGKFESLHGVDVGAELLGRLPGDPSGISFVNDADAFAIGEYRAGAAAGRRRAVCITLGTGVGSSFLDEGHPVHEGPDVPPGGRAHRLTVDGLPLEEVVSRRAIRSFYARAAAVPGAHRLPDVHDITDSARAGDAHALRTVRHCFGALGRALAPWCERFRPDLLVVGGSMAGSWDLVGPAVRAGFEQWAPGTAPLTVTARRPADAPLLGAAHWALHRSAGTPPVRT from the coding sequence ATGAGCCACGTTCCCGTGCTGGAGATCGGCGGCACGCACGTGACGGCCGCCGTCATCGACACCGAGGCCGGACTGCCCGTCCCCTTCTCGGCCGTACGGCAGCCGGTTCCCGCCGACGCCCCGGCCCGTGAGCTCCTCGACGCGATCGCCGCCGTCGCCGACCGCGTGGAGGCCCCTGCGGCCGCGCACTGGGGCGTGGCGATACCGGGGCCCTTCGACTACGCCGCGGGCGTCGGGCGCTTCCGGGGCATCGGCAAGTTCGAGTCGCTGCACGGTGTGGACGTGGGCGCGGAGCTGCTCGGCCGGCTCCCGGGGGACCCGAGCGGCATCAGTTTCGTCAACGACGCCGACGCCTTCGCCATCGGGGAGTACCGGGCGGGCGCGGCCGCCGGCCGGCGCCGGGCCGTGTGCATCACGCTCGGCACCGGCGTCGGCTCCTCCTTCCTGGACGAGGGGCACCCGGTCCATGAGGGCCCCGACGTGCCGCCCGGCGGCAGGGCGCACCGGCTCACCGTCGACGGGCTCCCGCTGGAGGAGGTGGTCTCCAGGCGCGCGATCCGCAGCTTCTACGCCCGGGCCGCCGCGGTGCCGGGGGCCCACCGCCTCCCGGACGTGCACGACATCACCGACTCGGCCCGCGCCGGTGACGCCCACGCCCTGCGTACGGTCCGGCACTGCTTCGGTGCGCTCGGCCGGGCGCTCGCGCCCTGGTGCGAGCGGTTCCGGCCGGACCTCCTGGTCGTCGGAGGGTCGATGGCCGGCTCCTGGGACCTGGTGGGGCCGGCCGTCCGGGCAGGCTTCGAGCAGTGGGCGCCCGGGACCGCACCCCTGACCGTCACGGCCCGGCGCCCTGCCGACGCGCCTCTGCTCGGTGCAGCCCACTGGGCTCTGCACAGGTCTGCCGGAACTCCCCCGGTACGGACCTAG